In the Chroococcidiopsis sp. SAG 2025 genome, one interval contains:
- a CDS encoding biopolymer transporter Tol, whose protein sequence is MNKSTLRQLLKWLCWAVGICILSLALAACSPSERRVCLSGFLNSPYSDEQPALSGDGRWLAYVSNRDGKHRLLLYDLQDRCLVSLPHIPAAAIAEHPSLSYTGRYLTYLTGDRGKIVLTLYDRATQQTQTVSQWYQAWVRNPSISPDGRYIAFESSKSGQWDIEILDRGDRVELDIPDGTMTVVREQGAGSREQ, encoded by the coding sequence ATGAACAAATCTACGCTGAGACAGTTGCTGAAGTGGCTGTGTTGGGCGGTCGGTATATGTATCTTAAGTTTGGCGCTCGCAGCATGTAGTCCCAGCGAGCGCCGAGTTTGTTTGTCAGGGTTCCTGAATAGCCCCTATAGCGACGAGCAACCAGCCTTGAGCGGTGATGGGCGTTGGTTAGCGTATGTCTCGAATCGCGATGGCAAGCACCGTTTACTGTTATACGATCTACAAGATCGCTGCCTAGTTTCTCTACCGCACATTCCCGCCGCAGCGATCGCAGAACATCCGAGCTTGAGTTATACGGGGCGCTATTTAACTTATTTAACTGGCGATCGCGGTAAAATTGTTTTGACACTGTACGATCGCGCTACACAACAGACACAGACTGTCAGCCAATGGTATCAGGCATGGGTGCGCAACCCCAGCATCAGTCCTGACGGGCGTTACATTGCCTTTGAAAGCAGTAAAAGCGGGCAATGGGATATCGAAATCCTGGATCGAGGCGATCGCGTTGAGTTGGATATTCCAGATGGTACGATGACAGTTGTTAGGGAGCAGGGAGCAGGGAGTCGGGAGCAGTGA
- a CDS encoding DUF4168 domain-containing protein, with the protein MTKFCYLYLLTNFNRMLSRSLLIGAISALSVVAGLPDLHNFSNFNFSTAASAQDFSEAEVNNYARAVLEAEPVRQTALTDLKQSMGSEELPRIACDREDSISNLPDNARSIAKGYCSQYESIVKKYFSSFEEFNQITKTVQNNPDLRQRIQNEMLRLQGNP; encoded by the coding sequence ATGACTAAATTTTGCTATCTCTATTTACTGACCAACTTCAACCGGATGTTATCGCGATCGCTGCTTATTGGCGCAATTAGCGCGTTGAGTGTAGTTGCTGGACTACCCGATCTGCACAACTTCAGCAATTTCAACTTCAGCACTGCCGCATCTGCCCAAGACTTCAGCGAAGCAGAAGTTAACAATTATGCTAGAGCTGTTTTGGAGGCAGAACCAGTCCGCCAAACGGCTTTAACCGATCTCAAACAAAGTATGGGTTCTGAAGAGTTACCCCGCATTGCGTGCGATCGCGAAGATAGCATCTCTAACCTACCAGATAACGCTCGCAGTATTGCCAAAGGATATTGCTCGCAGTATGAATCAATTGTGAAAAAATACTTTAGTTCTTTTGAAGAATTTAATCAAATTACCAAAACAGTCCAAAATAATCCCGATTTAAGACAGCGAATTCAAAATGAAATGCTGCGACTACAAGGTAATCCTTAA
- the cbiE gene encoding precorrin-6y C5,15-methyltransferase (decarboxylating) subunit CbiE: MTPIHVIGIGLDGTEGLVDSLRQLVVEAKLLVGSDRHLNYFPHHPAPRLILGDFIAAIAQIRRYLADGKDGIVILVSGDPLFFGLGRLLLAELPPEQLTFHPHLSSIQLAFNRLKVPWQDARAISAHGRSLDELIQALQQGVEKIAVLTDKTNNPHAIARLLVSLDLLARYKFWVCENLGSEDEVCREINCNVSTNNLSFAPLNIVVLLRQSEPELQLNLASLPQLGIPDRLFLSFSDRPGLMTKREVRLLILGELALQPEQIVWDIGAGTGSVSIEIARLFPTSKIYAIEKTAAGSALIAQNCQRFGVKNVTSIHGTAPEILQNLPRCDRVFIGGSSGNLASILETCSCLSSGGVLVIALATLEHLSTALDWFKHQNSWEYQLLQVQLSRSVPIAQLTRFAPLNPVTIITAKHL; this comes from the coding sequence ATGACACCAATACACGTAATTGGCATTGGATTAGATGGAACTGAGGGACTGGTTGATTCATTACGTCAATTGGTTGTGGAGGCAAAATTACTTGTAGGGAGCGATCGCCATTTAAATTACTTCCCACACCACCCAGCACCACGCCTGATACTAGGAGATTTCATCGCAGCGATCGCTCAAATTCGCCGTTATTTAGCAGATGGGAAAGATGGTATTGTAATTTTAGTATCGGGCGATCCGTTATTTTTTGGTTTAGGGCGATTGCTACTTGCAGAACTCCCACCAGAACAACTAACTTTTCATCCTCACCTCAGCTCAATACAGTTAGCATTTAATCGGCTCAAAGTTCCCTGGCAAGATGCTAGAGCAATCAGCGCTCACGGGCGATCGCTAGATGAATTAATTCAGGCGTTGCAGCAAGGGGTAGAGAAGATTGCCGTATTGACGGATAAAACAAATAACCCTCATGCGATCGCGCGTCTATTAGTATCGCTAGATTTACTCGCTCGATACAAATTTTGGGTATGCGAAAATTTGGGTAGCGAGGACGAAGTATGTCGAGAGATTAACTGTAACGTTTCTACAAACAATCTGTCTTTTGCACCTTTAAATATTGTTGTCTTACTCCGCCAATCCGAGCCAGAACTGCAACTGAACTTAGCCAGCTTACCGCAACTAGGGATACCAGATCGTTTATTTCTGAGTTTTAGCGATCGCCCAGGATTGATGACAAAACGAGAAGTACGCCTCTTGATTTTAGGCGAACTGGCGCTGCAACCCGAACAAATTGTTTGGGATATTGGGGCGGGAACTGGTTCGGTTTCGATTGAAATTGCTCGTTTATTTCCTACTAGTAAAATTTACGCAATTGAAAAAACGGCAGCTGGTAGCGCGTTAATTGCTCAAAACTGCCAACGATTCGGCGTAAAAAACGTTACGTCCATCCACGGTACTGCTCCAGAGATTTTACAAAATCTTCCTAGATGCGATCGCGTTTTTATCGGTGGTAGCAGTGGTAACTTAGCCTCTATTCTAGAAACCTGTTCCTGCTTATCTTCTGGCGGAGTTTTAGTCATTGCTCTTGCTACCCTAGAACACCTCAGCACAGCTCTAGACTGGTTCAAGCATCAAAATAGCTGGGAATACCAACTATTGCAAGTCCAACTCTCCCGCTCCGTACCCATAGCGCAACTCACCCGCTTTGCCCCTCTGAATCCAGTTACAATTATCACTGCTAAACATCTTTAG
- a CDS encoding precorrin-8X methylmutase yields MNFPIHPIMTQSFAVIDREIGTYKDKFSPAEYAIVRRVIHSTADFEFQHLIRFSPNAIDAGIQAIRDRVPIITDVGMVKQGVVSLLRKTFDNPLISAVEGVEVALPGKTRTETGLIQSYEKFPTAIFAIGNAPTALLALCQELESASVLPALVIGAPVGFISVVESKAALARSPVNQIRVEGRKGGSSVAAAILNALIMLALERES; encoded by the coding sequence GTGAACTTCCCTATCCATCCCATCATGACGCAGAGTTTTGCGGTTATCGATCGCGAAATTGGCACGTATAAAGATAAATTTAGTCCGGCTGAGTATGCGATCGTCAGACGGGTAATTCATAGTACGGCTGATTTTGAGTTTCAGCATTTGATTCGTTTTAGTCCCAACGCCATTGACGCAGGAATTCAGGCAATTCGCGATCGCGTGCCGATTATTACTGATGTCGGTATGGTGAAACAGGGTGTAGTGAGTTTGCTCAGAAAAACTTTTGATAACCCACTCATTAGTGCTGTAGAAGGAGTTGAAGTAGCTCTCCCAGGCAAAACCCGCACGGAAACAGGATTAATCCAGTCTTATGAAAAGTTTCCTACAGCAATTTTTGCGATCGGTAATGCTCCTACAGCGCTTTTAGCTTTATGTCAAGAATTAGAAAGCGCCAGTGTGCTACCAGCTTTGGTAATTGGTGCGCCAGTAGGTTTTATCTCAGTCGTTGAATCTAAGGCTGCTTTAGCTCGCTCCCCAGTCAATCAAATTCGTGTAGAAGGACGCAAAGGAGGTTCCTCCGTCGCTGCTGCGATCTTAAATGCTTTAATTATGTTGGCGTTAGAACGGGAGTCGTAA
- a CDS encoding AbrB family transcriptional regulator, translating to MSTETATHPLTGKALLQKVKELSNLPRRERAKACGYYTVTKNSQTRVNLTDFYDALLAARGIPLSPEGPKDGRGREPTYRVSVHKNGQIVIGATYTEAMGLKPGDEFEIKLGYKHIHLIQLDSDKSRDDNLDDEDDE from the coding sequence GTGAGTACTGAAACTGCAACCCATCCATTAACTGGAAAAGCATTGCTGCAAAAGGTAAAAGAACTTTCTAACTTACCTAGACGAGAAAGAGCAAAAGCCTGTGGCTATTATACGGTCACAAAAAACAGCCAAACTCGCGTCAATTTAACCGATTTTTATGATGCCTTACTCGCAGCAAGGGGCATTCCTCTAAGTCCTGAAGGACCAAAAGATGGTCGCGGACGGGAACCAACCTATCGCGTCAGCGTACACAAAAACGGTCAAATTGTAATTGGTGCTACTTACACCGAAGCAATGGGCTTAAAGCCAGGTGATGAATTTGAGATTAAATTAGGTTACAAACACATTCACCTAATTCAACTCGATAGCGATAAAAGTAGAGACGATAACTTAGACGATGAAGACGACGAATAA
- a CDS encoding succinate dehydrogenase/fumarate reductase iron-sulfur subunit, with product MQVLFKIVRQSENSAPRVQSYQLEVEPGNTILDCLNRIKWEQDGSLAFRKNCRNTICGSCGMRINGRSALACKENIGSEVSRLQLSTGESRNRDVKTPEIIISPLGNMPVIKDLVVDMKSFWNHLEAVDPYVSTGARKIPEREFLQSPAERSQLDRTGNCIMCGACYSECNAREINPDFVGPHALAKAYRMVADTRDAETATRLEKYNQGTQGVWGCTRCYYCNTVCPMDVAPMDRISQIKQEILPLKDAADSRSIRHRKVLVELVKEGGWIDERKFGLHVVSNYLRDLRGLLSLGPLGLRMLGRGKFPLKFEPSEGVAEVRSLIEAVRQEGARSEGDSRRQGV from the coding sequence ATGCAAGTTCTATTTAAAATCGTCCGACAATCAGAAAATTCCGCGCCTCGGGTTCAGTCTTATCAGCTAGAGGTAGAACCAGGAAATACAATCTTAGACTGCTTAAATCGGATTAAGTGGGAGCAAGATGGTAGCTTAGCATTTCGTAAAAATTGTCGCAATACTATTTGTGGTAGTTGTGGAATGCGAATTAACGGTCGCTCAGCTTTAGCCTGTAAAGAAAATATTGGTAGCGAAGTCAGCCGACTGCAATTAAGCACGGGTGAGAGCAGGAATAGAGATGTTAAGACACCAGAAATCATTATCTCTCCTTTGGGGAATATGCCAGTCATCAAAGATCTGGTAGTAGATATGAAGAGTTTTTGGAATCATCTAGAAGCAGTCGATCCCTATGTCAGCACGGGGGCAAGAAAAATCCCAGAACGGGAGTTTTTGCAATCACCAGCAGAGCGATCGCAATTAGATCGAACGGGTAACTGTATTATGTGTGGTGCTTGTTATTCTGAATGCAATGCTCGCGAAATCAATCCAGATTTTGTCGGTCCTCATGCTTTAGCCAAAGCATACCGAATGGTAGCAGATACTCGCGATGCTGAAACCGCAACTCGGTTAGAAAAGTATAACCAAGGAACCCAAGGCGTTTGGGGCTGCACTCGTTGTTATTACTGCAACACTGTTTGTCCAATGGATGTTGCACCGATGGATCGCATCAGTCAGATTAAACAGGAAATTTTACCATTAAAAGATGCTGCCGATAGCCGTTCCATTCGCCACCGTAAAGTTTTAGTCGAGTTAGTCAAAGAAGGTGGCTGGATCGACGAGCGTAAGTTTGGACTGCACGTTGTCTCGAATTACCTGCGAGATCTCAGGGGCTTACTCAGTTTAGGACCTTTAGGATTGCGAATGCTCGGACGCGGCAAATTCCCCCTCAAATTCGAGCCTTCTGAAGGCGTGGCAGAGGTGAGATCTCTGATTGAAGCTGTGAGACAAGAAGGAGCGAGGAGTGAGGGAGACTCTCGAAGACAAGGGGTATAA
- the pdxH gene encoding pyridoxamine 5'-phosphate oxidase, with translation MNPNVADLRIDYQLEGLRETDVAPNPLRQFQIWFDRALSAQIPEPNAMTLATATTDGIPSARIVLLKGFDERGFVFYTNYQSHKGQELTANPHAALVFWWAELERQVRIEGRVEQVSAQESDEYYRSRPLNSRLGAWASEQSQVVESRAALEQRLQELQTKYENREIPRPPHWGGFRVIPNAIEFWQGRPSRLHDRLRYRLLENGSWAIERLSP, from the coding sequence ATGAATCCTAACGTTGCCGATCTTCGCATAGATTATCAACTTGAAGGTTTGCGGGAAACTGATGTCGCTCCGAATCCTTTGCGTCAATTTCAAATTTGGTTCGATCGCGCCCTATCAGCTCAAATTCCCGAACCAAATGCTATGACCTTAGCCACTGCTACGACTGATGGTATACCTTCGGCTCGAATTGTCTTGCTCAAGGGTTTTGACGAACGCGGTTTCGTTTTTTATACCAATTATCAAAGTCATAAGGGGCAAGAACTGACAGCCAATCCCCATGCAGCGCTAGTTTTTTGGTGGGCGGAACTCGAACGCCAAGTGCGGATTGAAGGGCGGGTAGAACAAGTTTCAGCCCAAGAGTCAGATGAATATTATCGCAGCCGTCCGTTAAATAGCCGCTTGGGAGCCTGGGCTTCCGAGCAAAGTCAAGTGGTGGAAAGTCGCGCAGCTTTAGAACAGCGCTTGCAAGAATTGCAAACCAAGTATGAAAATCGAGAAATTCCCCGTCCGCCACACTGGGGAGGTTTTCGCGTCATTCCTAACGCAATTGAGTTTTGGCAAGGTAGACCGAGTAGATTGCACGATCGCCTCCGCTATCGCCTGCTAGAAAACGGTAGTTGGGCGATCGAGCGGTTGTCTCCTTAG
- a CDS encoding Ycf66 family protein, with protein sequence MVNFNFNFASISGIVLAVAGAALYFLRNFRPGLARDHDIFFAAIGLVCGFVLIFQGWRYDPIMQFGQLLLTGGTIFFAVESVRLRSVATEQARRNTRIVDEERPVSSAYQYEAELDEYDPLEEERTIPRRIRGSRDGRSTRTDDYDREDEIPRRYRRDEEEPPRRSSSRSATERIAPADRTRTSTSKRRSRPESRPLPPDTGEEDWNDSSQATTEDDWEEKVTRTSKPPRSGSNGSRRAEQADTEVSSRPRKRRPPQNSVYGQDDVQVPASDYVDYKPIERFDDDRDNSANFDEP encoded by the coding sequence ATGGTCAACTTCAACTTTAACTTTGCGAGTATTTCGGGCATTGTCTTAGCTGTAGCTGGGGCAGCGCTATATTTCCTCCGCAACTTTCGCCCTGGATTGGCGCGAGATCACGACATTTTTTTTGCCGCAATCGGTTTAGTCTGTGGTTTCGTTCTAATTTTTCAAGGTTGGCGGTATGACCCAATTATGCAATTCGGTCAACTGCTGCTGACAGGAGGAACAATATTTTTTGCTGTAGAAAGCGTGAGGCTGCGGAGCGTAGCTACAGAACAAGCTCGACGCAATACTCGAATTGTAGACGAAGAAAGACCCGTCAGCTCTGCATATCAATACGAAGCAGAGTTAGACGAATACGATCCTTTAGAGGAAGAACGCACGATCCCACGGCGGATTCGAGGGAGCAGAGATGGACGTTCCACGCGCACGGACGATTACGATCGCGAGGATGAAATCCCCCGACGCTATCGCCGCGATGAGGAAGAACCACCCCGCCGCTCGTCAAGCCGTAGCGCGACTGAGAGAATTGCACCCGCCGACCGGACTCGTACTAGCACCAGCAAGCGACGTTCTCGTCCAGAATCTCGTCCCCTACCACCAGACACAGGGGAGGAAGATTGGAATGACTCTTCTCAGGCAACAACAGAAGATGACTGGGAAGAAAAAGTGACTCGTACCAGCAAGCCGCCTCGCTCCGGTAGTAATGGCTCTAGGCGTGCGGAACAAGCGGATACAGAAGTGTCATCTAGACCGAGAAAACGTCGTCCGCCTCAAAATTCAGTGTACGGTCAGGATGATGTCCAAGTTCCAGCTTCCGATTATGTCGATTACAAGCCAATCGAGCGGTTTGACGACGATCGCGATAATTCAGCTAATTTTGACGAGCCATAG
- a CDS encoding CPBP family intramembrane glutamic endopeptidase, with protein sequence MIQVTEFFLVWTACWLPLAIGCAIAIKWRPSQPITSGQKLPLLASLYAIAPLILWQASQILAVPFTDWGFTWNWHLLISSGGGFVIGAIGITSLFAGQIALGWVKWQQSEPRKSRQIASVVLLTLLLAVWISGTEELIFRGFVFTQLERDFYLGWASAISSLIFALLHLVWEQKETLPQLPGLWLMGMVLVLARWVDNGSLGLAWGLHAGWVWAIACLDTLQVVVYTGNAAEWVTGKYGKPLAGVVGLLFLLATGTVIWLYRVFYA encoded by the coding sequence ATGATACAGGTGACAGAATTTTTTCTAGTATGGACTGCTTGCTGGCTACCATTAGCAATTGGTTGCGCGATCGCAATTAAATGGCGACCGTCTCAACCAATTACAAGTGGACAAAAATTACCACTGCTTGCCTCACTTTACGCGATCGCGCCCTTGATTTTATGGCAAGCCAGCCAGATTTTGGCAGTACCTTTTACTGATTGGGGTTTCACCTGGAATTGGCATCTGTTAATTTCTAGTGGTGGGGGTTTTGTAATTGGCGCGATCGGCATTACTAGTTTATTTGCCGGACAAATAGCTCTTGGTTGGGTGAAATGGCAGCAATCCGAACCAAGAAAATCTAGACAAATTGCATCAGTTGTGCTGCTAACTTTACTATTAGCAGTGTGGATTAGCGGCACGGAAGAATTAATTTTTCGCGGCTTCGTTTTCACTCAATTAGAACGCGACTTTTATTTAGGCTGGGCATCTGCAATTTCCAGTCTAATTTTTGCTTTGTTACATCTAGTTTGGGAGCAAAAAGAAACATTGCCACAATTGCCTGGACTGTGGTTAATGGGTATGGTGTTGGTACTTGCCCGTTGGGTAGACAATGGAAGTTTGGGCTTAGCGTGGGGACTTCATGCGGGTTGGGTATGGGCGATCGCGTGTTTGGATACCTTACAAGTCGTAGTATATACGGGTAATGCAGCAGAATGGGTTACGGGGAAATATGGCAAGCCTTTGGCTGGTGTTGTAGGGTTACTATTTTTACTCGCAACAGGTACGGTTATTTGGTTATACCGAGTTTTTTACGCTTAA
- the psbX gene encoding photosystem II reaction center X protein has protein sequence MTPSLMNFFYSLLAGLAIVVIPVTVGLIFISQQDKIQRS, from the coding sequence ATGACACCTTCTTTAATGAATTTCTTTTACAGTCTGCTAGCAGGTTTGGCAATTGTGGTGATCCCAGTTACAGTTGGTTTGATCTTTATTAGCCAACAAGACAAGATTCAACGTTCATAA
- a CDS encoding FRG domain-containing protein, translating to MQEITIHTVSEYIERLSDVNCGRRAVYRGQRRDRSLLPKIARLTTYLPILQAEREMLEVFKLRSLPLLEQHPNNDWDWLTIMQHHGLATRLLDWSLNPLAALWFCVCKPPAENESGVVWLFYPDADDYAVPSKQADPTSISRVYLLRGKLVASRIQAQFGWFTVHYFNLEQEKFVALENDSSYASRLVKIIIPSNTFANIRFQLDRLEVNSATLFPDLDGLCAQIEWAFSSLADEELQDIPKKSFPTPKN from the coding sequence ATGCAAGAAATCACCATCCATACTGTCTCCGAATATATAGAGCGTCTTTCGGATGTTAACTGTGGAAGACGTGCCGTTTACCGTGGTCAGCGACGCGATCGGAGCCTGTTACCGAAAATCGCTCGCCTCACAACTTACTTACCTATTCTTCAAGCAGAACGGGAGATGCTCGAAGTTTTTAAACTCAGAAGTCTTCCTCTGCTTGAGCAGCACCCCAATAATGATTGGGACTGGCTGACAATCATGCAGCACCACGGGCTAGCAACGAGATTGCTAGACTGGAGTCTTAATCCCCTAGCTGCTCTCTGGTTTTGTGTCTGCAAACCACCTGCTGAGAACGAGTCCGGCGTAGTGTGGCTATTTTATCCTGATGCTGATGATTATGCTGTACCCTCAAAGCAAGCAGATCCAACCAGCATCAGTAGAGTTTATTTGTTGAGAGGCAAATTGGTTGCGTCTCGCATTCAAGCACAATTTGGTTGGTTTACCGTTCATTATTTCAATCTAGAACAAGAGAAGTTTGTTGCTTTAGAAAATGATTCATCCTATGCATCTCGTCTAGTAAAAATAATCATTCCCTCTAATACGTTTGCCAACATTCGCTTTCAATTGGATCGTTTGGAGGTTAATTCAGCAACACTATTTCCCGATCTTGATGGACTGTGCGCTCAAATTGAATGGGCTTTTTCGAGCTTGGCAGACGAAGAACTTCAAGATATTCCAAAAAAGAGCTTTCCTACCCCAAAAAATTAG
- a CDS encoding DUF29 domain-containing protein, which translates to MKHLYEKDFYAWTQATAKALKAKNFDAVDWDNLIEEVESLGRRERQELRNRLGVLIGHLLKWQYQPQHRGNSWLATIKEQRQQILLLMNENPSLKSYLDEAVAIGYSSGINLAVKEAELPYEVFPPVCPYSLVQVLDAEFFPA; encoded by the coding sequence ATGAAACATCTCTACGAAAAAGATTTTTATGCTTGGACGCAAGCCACTGCTAAAGCACTGAAGGCAAAGAATTTTGATGCAGTTGACTGGGATAATCTGATTGAGGAAGTAGAAAGCTTGGGCAGGCGAGAGAGACAAGAACTGAGAAATCGTTTGGGAGTGTTAATCGGACATCTACTGAAATGGCAGTATCAACCCCAGCATCGAGGTAATAGCTGGCTAGCCACAATTAAAGAACAGCGCCAGCAGATTCTATTGTTAATGAATGAAAACCCTAGCCTAAAAAGCTATTTAGATGAAGCAGTGGCGATCGGTTATTCTAGTGGCATTAACTTAGCAGTTAAAGAGGCGGAGTTGCCATACGAGGTTTTTCCACCTGTGTGTCCTTACAGCTTGGTGCAAGTGTTAGATGCTGAGTTTTTCCCAGCCTGA
- a CDS encoding TolB family protein, with translation MLLLVSFLSGCSGSPHLLSYPFDPGGRSLNSPAAELSPRVAGEYVVFTSDRFGRQDVYLFNLKTSSLVNLPGLNSVDAIASDPDLSADGRYIVFTGSRRGQVGIFLYDRETRQLRNLTANLAAEVRHPTISKDGNRIAFESSANGQWDILVCDRAGNLINVPMNPQ, from the coding sequence ATATTGCTCCTAGTTAGTTTCCTGAGTGGCTGTAGCGGCTCTCCCCATCTTTTAAGCTATCCCTTCGATCCAGGCGGACGCAGCCTCAACAGTCCCGCAGCAGAATTGTCTCCGCGCGTTGCAGGTGAATATGTAGTGTTTACATCCGATCGCTTCGGGCGACAAGATGTTTATTTATTCAATTTAAAAACGAGTAGCCTCGTCAATTTACCAGGATTAAACTCTGTTGATGCGATCGCCTCCGATCCCGATTTATCAGCCGATGGTCGCTATATTGTTTTCACTGGCAGCAGGCGAGGTCAAGTTGGTATTTTTCTCTACGATCGCGAAACTCGCCAGCTCAGGAATTTAACGGCAAATTTAGCAGCAGAAGTACGCCACCCTACCATCAGCAAAGATGGCAACAGGATTGCCTTTGAATCGAGCGCTAACGGTCAATGGGATATTTTAGTTTGCGATCGCGCTGGCAACCTAATTAACGTGCCGATGAACCCGCAGTGA
- the holA gene encoding DNA polymerase III subunit delta yields MPIYFYWGEDEFSLQQAVNSLRDRYLDPNWMSFNYTQIPLTQPDAVIQGLNQAMTPPFGMGSRLVWLVDTTVCQNCTDDLLAELKRTLPAIPETSVLLLTSRNKPDGRLKSTKLLQEYAKVQEFALIPPWKTDLLLQQVRQAAQSLRVKLTPSAVEAIVESVGNDTRLLYNELEKLKLYAGENSSPIDESIVADLVKVNTQNSLKLAEAIRQGDTDKSLILIGQLIGRNEPVLKIVATLIGQFRTWLWVKLMLERGENSEQQIAQAAEISNPKRVFILKREVMQISIQQLIAALPVLLELEVSLKQGAEQITTLQTKAIALCQIFSSSNS; encoded by the coding sequence GTGCCAATCTACTTCTACTGGGGTGAGGATGAGTTTTCGTTGCAACAAGCAGTTAATAGCTTGCGCGATCGCTACCTCGATCCAAATTGGATGAGTTTTAACTACACGCAAATTCCGCTTACACAACCAGACGCTGTAATTCAGGGACTCAATCAAGCGATGACACCACCATTTGGGATGGGTAGTCGTCTTGTTTGGCTGGTGGATACAACTGTCTGCCAAAATTGTACGGATGACTTGTTGGCTGAACTAAAACGCACCCTACCAGCTATTCCCGAGACTTCAGTTTTGTTACTGACAAGTCGCAATAAACCGGATGGCAGGCTGAAATCGACTAAACTTTTGCAAGAATATGCCAAGGTGCAGGAATTTGCGCTGATTCCACCGTGGAAAACCGATTTACTGCTTCAACAGGTACGACAAGCCGCCCAAAGTTTAAGGGTGAAGCTAACTCCCAGTGCAGTAGAAGCGATCGTTGAATCTGTAGGGAACGATACGCGGCTGCTTTATAACGAACTGGAAAAGCTCAAACTCTATGCAGGTGAGAATTCTTCACCTATAGACGAGAGTATTGTAGCAGACTTGGTTAAAGTCAATACTCAAAATAGTTTAAAGCTAGCAGAAGCAATTCGTCAGGGAGATACAGACAAATCTTTGATCCTTATCGGGCAGTTGATCGGTCGCAACGAACCCGTACTCAAAATCGTGGCGACGTTGATCGGACAGTTTCGGACTTGGCTATGGGTGAAGCTAATGTTAGAACGAGGCGAAAACTCGGAACAACAGATCGCTCAAGCAGCAGAAATTAGCAATCCTAAACGAGTATTTATTCTCAAGCGAGAAGTGATGCAGATTTCTATACAGCAACTGATCGCTGCTTTACCCGTCTTGCTGGAATTAGAAGTGAGCTTGAAACAAGGTGCAGAACAAATAACGACGTTGCAAACAAAAGCGATCGCGCTTTGCCAGATTTTTTCATCATCTAACAGCTAG
- a CDS encoding DUF3153 domain-containing protein: MKLSILTASVKKIIGQLRLLGIVLLSSLLLSSCVQYQVGVNFDSPNYGEIVQHIQLDERLMSLSGDSVKTWLDSIERRAKQLHGKAKRRSDREVTVTIPFKNGADLAEKFNAFFHYIDKENPNKLTETNLPPIDSQLSLKQNNFLLLVRNRLSFDLDLRSLSLISTNTNLAINPSSILDFEFSLNAPWGGRSIEKAENAISAKKQGDRLIWQLQPGQINHIETIFWLPSPLGIGTIFIILFIALGVYLRDRTAPTLGGSRERTSRE, translated from the coding sequence GTGAAACTATCGATCTTGACCGCATCAGTGAAAAAAATTATCGGACAGTTGCGCCTATTAGGAATCGTGCTGTTGTCGTCTTTATTGCTTTCTAGCTGCGTCCAATATCAAGTCGGAGTGAATTTTGACAGCCCAAATTATGGCGAAATCGTGCAACACATCCAGCTAGACGAACGGCTGATGAGTTTGAGTGGCGATTCGGTAAAGACATGGTTAGACAGCATCGAACGTCGCGCCAAGCAACTGCACGGAAAAGCGAAGCGGCGATCGGATCGAGAAGTCACGGTCACAATTCCGTTTAAAAATGGGGCGGACTTAGCAGAAAAATTCAATGCATTTTTTCATTACATTGACAAGGAAAATCCAAATAAGTTAACAGAAACGAACTTGCCACCAATTGATTCTCAATTGAGTTTGAAGCAAAATAATTTTTTATTGTTAGTGAGAAATCGGTTGAGTTTCGACTTAGACTTGCGATCGCTCTCCCTAATTTCCACAAACACTAATCTCGCGATTAACCCCAGTTCGATCTTAGATTTTGAATTCAGCCTCAACGCCCCTTGGGGAGGACGCAGCATCGAAAAGGCAGAAAACGCCATTTCCGCCAAGAAACAGGGCGATCGGTTGATATGGCAACTGCAACCAGGACAAATCAATCATATAGAAACTATTTTCTGGCTCCCCAGTCCCCTGGGAATTGGCACAATTTTCATCATTTTATTCATTGCTTTAGGGGTTTATTTACGCGATCGCACTGCGCCAACTTTAGGAGGGAGTAGGGAGCGCACGAGCAGGGAGTAG